In Oryza sativa Japonica Group chromosome 3, ASM3414082v1, one DNA window encodes the following:
- the LOC4333697 gene encoding endo-1,4-beta-xylanase 1: MAIGGDAGQVVGDGGAGAGDDNIILNPEFDSGLDNWSGSGCKIELHDSLDDGKVLAVSGKYFVAATGRTDTWNGVQQDVTSRLQRKLLYEVAATVRLSGAAATPSPCEVRATVAVQNTDGRQQYISVAKSPAVSDKEWVQLQGKFLLNGTVAKAAIYIEGPPAGVDLLLDSLVVKHAQKATPAPAPDFKNLEYGANILQNSDLDDGVNGWFGLGSCALSVHGGAPRVLPPMARQSLSPLDGDDGDGDEPLNGKHIHVTNRAQTWMGPAQVITDRVTPYATYQVSAWVRVGGQQAAGKPQNINVAVAVDSQWLNGGQVMALDERWYEIGGSFRVESSSTPPSRVMLYVQGPDPGVDLMVAGLRVFPVDRKARAKHLRKLTDKVRKRDVVVKVTAAAGGAAAADGVEVRVRQVSNSFPLGACIMRTNMDNEDYVDFFTKHFNWAVFGNELKWYWTEPEKGQLNYADADDLLKLCADHGMCVRGHCIFWEVDSAVQQWVKALPADELSAAVASRINGLLTRYKGKFRHYDVNNEMLHGSFYQDKLGAGARAAMFRAASELDPDALLFVNDYNVEGACVDVRATPEAYIAQVTGLQEQGAAVGGVGLQGHVTAPVGAVVRAALDRLAVLGLPLWFTELDVSSANEHVRADDLEAMLREAYAHPAVDGVVLWGFWELSMSRDDAHLVDAEGEVNEAGRRLLQLKREWLTRAHGRADGNGEFRFRGHHGAYHVDVVTPAGAKISQEFTVDKDDAPLVLNITV, translated from the exons ATGGCgatcggcggcgacgcggggcaGGTggttggcgatggcggcgccggtgccggcgaCGACAACATCATCCTGAACCCGGAGTTCGACAGCGGGCTGGACAACTGGTCCGGGAGCGGGTGCAAGATCGAGCTGCACGACTCGCTCGACGACGGCAAGGTGCTCGCCGTCAGCGGCAAGTACTTcgtggcggcgacggggaggacGGACACGTGGAACGGCGTGCAGCAGGACGTCACGTCGCGGCTGCAGCGGAAGCTGCTGTACGAGGTCGCCGCCACGGTGCGcctctccggcgccgccgcgacgccgtcgccgtgcgAGGTCCGGGCCACCGTCGCCGTGCAGAACACCGACGGCCGGCAGCAATACATCAGCGTCGCCAA gTCGCCGGCGGTGTCGGACAAGGAGTGGGTGCAGCTGCAGGGGAAGTTCCTGCTGAACGGCACGGTGGCCAAGGCGGCGATCTACATCGAGGGCCCACCTGCCGGCGTCGACCTGCTGCTCGACAGCCTTGTGGTCAAGCACGCCCAGAaggccacgccggcgccggcgccggacttCAAG AACCTGGAATATGGCGCGAACATCCTGCAGAACAGCGACCTGGACGACGGCGTGAACGGGTGGTTCGGGCTCGGCTCGTGCGCGCTCTCCGTCCACGGCGGTGCGCCGCGCGTGCTCCCGCCCATGGCGCGGCAGTCGCTGTCGccgctcgacggcgacgacggcgacggcgacgagccgcTCAACGGGAAGCACATCCACGTCACGAACCGGGCGCAGACGTGGATGGGCCCCGCGCAGGTCATCACCGACAGGGTGACGCCGTACGCGACGTACCAGGTGTCGGCGTGGGTGCGCGTCGGCGGGCAGCAGGCGGCCGGCAAGCCGCAGAACATcaacgtcgccgtcgccgtcgacagcCAGTGGCTCAACGGCGGGCAGGTCATGGCGCTGGACGAGCGGTGGTACGAGATCGGCGGGTCGTTCCGCGTCGAGTCGtcgtccacgccgccgtcgcgcgtgATGCTCTACGTCCAGGGCCCCGACCCCGGCGTCGACCTCATGGTCGCCGGCCTCCGCGTGTTCCCCGTCGACCGCAAGGCCCGCGCCAAGCACCTCCGCAAGCTCACCGACAAGGTGCGCAAGCGCGACGTGGTGGTgaaggtgacggcggcggcgggcggcgccgccgccgccgacggcgtggAGGTGCGGGTGCGGCAGGTGTCGAACAGCTTCCCGCTGGGCGCGTGCATCATGCGGACCAACATGGACAACGAGGACTACGTGGACTTCTTCACCAAGCACTTCAACTGGGCGGTGTTCGGGAACGAGCTCAAGTGGTACTGGACGGAGCCGGAGAAGGGGCAGCTCAActacgccgacgccgacgacctccTCAAGCTCTGCGCCGACCACGGCATGTGCGTGCGCGGCCACTGCATCTTCTGGGAGGTGGACAGCGCGGTGCAGCAGTGGGTGAAGGCGCTGCCCGCCGACGagctctccgccgccgtggccagCCGCATCAACGGCCTCCTCACCCGGTACAAGGGCAAGTTCCGGCACTACGACGTCAACAACGAGATGCTGCACGGGTCCTTCTACCAGGACAagctcggcgccggcgcgcgcgccgccatgTTCCGGGCGGCGAGCGAGCTGGACCCGGATGCGCTGCTGTTCGTCAACGACTACAACGTCGAGGGCGCGTGCGTCGACGTCCGCGCGACGCCCGAGGCGTACATCGCGCAGGTGACCGGGCTGCAGGAGCagggcgcggcggtgggcggcgtcgGGCTGCAGGGCCACGTGACCGCGCCCGTCGGCGCCGTCGTGCGCGCGGCGCTCGACCGGCTCGCCGTGCTGGGCCTGCCGCTGTGGTTCACGGAGCTGGACGTGTCGTCGGCGAACGAGCACGTCCGCGCCGACGACCTGGAGGCGATGCTCCGGGAGGCGTACGCGCACCCGGCGGTGGACGGCGTCGTGCTCTGGGGGTTCTGGGAGCTCTCCATGAGCCGCGACGACGCCCACCTCGTCGACGCCGAGGGGGAGGTGAAcgaggccggccgccgcctgctgcaGCTCAAGCGGGAGTGGCTCACCCGCGCGCACGGCCGcgccgacggcaacggcgagttCAGGTTCCGGGGCCACCACGGCGCGTACCACGTCGACGTCGTCACGCCCGCCGGCGCCAAGATCTCCCAGGAGTTCACCGTCGACAAGGATGACGCGCCGCTCGTGCTCAACATCACCGTGTGA
- the LOC4333698 gene encoding homeobox protein knotted-1-like 4, protein MEQQLPLLAPDSKAATSSPLCLTLDNPTSTSTSPAVPSSAPPPAAALEPSRQSFHERETDAIKAKIMSHPLYPALLRAFIDCQKVGAPPEVVGRLSALAGELDSRAEDRYLQGQSSDPELDEFMETYIDMLVSYRQELTRPIQEADQFFRNMEAQIDSFTLDDNGSEGGNSSEDEQEAGGGDMASAGLPEITSPCAEDKELKSHLLNKYSGYLSSLWRELSKKKKKGKLPRDARQKLLHWWQLHYRWPYPSELEKAALAESTGLDAKQINNWFINQRKRHWKPTPPAMEYRSLQPAGAASYGGASAGASTSGGGSAVVRGMEGQHFTGGGAYPRGDP, encoded by the exons ATGGAGCAGCAGCTTCCTCTTCTTGCACCTGACTCTAAGGCTGCCACGTCGTCCCCCTTGTGCCTCACCTTGGACAACCCAACCTCCAcatccacctcgccggcggtgccgtcgtcggcgccgccgccggcagccgccttGGAACCTTCTAGACAATCTTTCCATGAGAGGGAAACGGATGCAATCAAAGCCAAGATCATGTCGCACCCCCTCTACCCGGCTCTCCTCAGAGCCTTCATAGATTGCCAGAAG GTCGGAGCTCCGCCGGAGGTCGTCGGCCGGCTTTccgccctcgccggcgagctcgactCGCGTGCAGAAGACAGGTACCTTCAAGGGCAGTCGTCAGACCCGGAGCTCGACGAGTTTATG GAAACCTACATTGATATGCTGGTGAGCTACAGGCAGGAGCTGACAAGACCAATTCAAGAGGCCGACCAGTTCTTCAGAAACATGGAGGCACAGATCGACTCGTTTACACTAG ATGACAACGGCTCAGAAGGTGGCAATTCCTCCGAAGACGAGcaagaggccggcggcggcgacatggcGTCGGCCGGCTTGCCGGAGATCACCAGCCCCTGCGCGGAGGACAAGGAGCTGAAGAGCCACCTCCTGAACAAGTACAGCGGCTACCTGAGCAGCCTATGGAGGGAGctctccaagaagaagaagaaaggcaagctgCCCCGGGACGCTCGCCAGAAGCTCCTCCACTGGTGGCAGCTTCACTACCGATGGCCCTACCCATCG GAGCTGGagaaggcggcgctggcggagtcGACGGGGCTGGACGCGAAGCAGATCAACAACTGGTTCATCAACCAGCGGAAGCGCCACTGgaagccgacgccgccggccatggAGTACAGGTCGTTGCAGCCCGCAGGCGCCGCCAGCTACGGCGGCGCTAGCGCCGGCGCTtccacgagcggcggcggctccgccgTCGTCCGCGGCATGGAAGGGCAGCACTTCACCGGAGGGGGCGCCTACCCCCGCGGTGACCcgtga